tttcttaaattatttataatttataatctctccttttttgtttttcatttttctcaGACAAAAGAACAAAAAACTCAACACAACCCACACCCACACACTCACACACCATttcattcttctcttcttcttctcaatcATGATTCTTCAAACAATAAGCTAACAATTTCTCAAAGCAACAAAATTGGGGGTTGAGTTTTATGCTCAAtctcattatcatcatcatcatcatcatcatcatcagctcATTTGACTATCTCCACTCAGGTAATCATTTTTaatcattcttttttttttctctctctaactCCATCCCAACCCAACCTAATATATTTCTATCATAAATATCATAATTCTGCATAAAAAAAGAACCTTTCTCCTACCATCTCTCACATTTTCTTATGTTTGGATCTTAGAATTTGGACATatatgtattgtattatataccCATTTGTACATTTAGGTGAAAACTGCATTAaagattcaatttttattagcttACTTCTGTTTTTGGTGCTTTAATCATATGATATGCTTCTTTTCCTTGATGGGTCTCAGTTATTAGCTATAATAATTGCTACCCAAATCGTAATTCTTAAGATTATTTTTGGCAAAATAAAAAACTCAGCTTTTTTTGACTCATCCAAAATGAAGCAAAGGACAATCAATTTAACAAAATGGTATCTTTGTCAGGTTGTTCGATGACAATGCTGTCTAGTGTCTAGTGTGTCTAGTATTAGCTCAAACAAACACACCATCTTTTGCTTTTCTTgaatcaaaaaattatttagctTTAATTGGGTTCTAAAATCTTTTCAGGGATAAAAATTTGATAGTGTTCTGGTGGGAAAAGGAGCTTTGATTTTCATGGCAGGCTTAGATGACAATGTGGCTATAATTGGAGATTGGGTACCTCCTAGTCCCAGCTCAAGAGCTTTCTTCTCAGCCATGTTAGGTGAAGATATTGGGTCTAGGCAATTCTCAGGCACAACACATAACAAGACAGAAGATCTATTTCcaaacaataacaacaacaacaacaacaatttcaAAGAATTTAGGGAAATGGGATCATTTTCTTCCGAGCAAAAATCAAACTCCCGTGGTGGGGGACTTGTGGATAGAATTGCAGCTAGAGCTGGATTTAATGCTCCTAGACTCAACACTGAAAGCATGAGATCTTCTTCTTCAGACCTTTCACTGGCTGCTTCTGAGTCTAGATCTCCTTATCTGACAATACCACCTGGTCTCAGCCCCACTACACTTCTGGATTCTCCTGTTTTCCTTTCAAATTCATTGGTAAGgccttttttttaaagaaagaaaTTACAACTTTATTGGTATGCTTGCTTGTTGCTTTGACTGTCTTTTCTTTTGCTTTGGGGACTTGGGAATCAGGAGAGAGAAGcttttatatatgatataagTTCTGTTAAGCTGTTCATCATCACTTTGTGTTGATCTGTTAATAAATAAAGATAGTTGCTTTACATGCAGTGTGTCAGTATGTCAGTCAGTCAGTTTGTCTGTCTGTCTATTCTTATCCAATCTCATATTATACACACAAATGATTAAAGGAGATGAATTGtttgtgttgtgttgtgtttTGCAGGCACAACCATCCCCAACAACTGGGAAATTTCCATTTGCTTCTTCTAATGGCAACACAAGGAGTTCAACATTAATTATGGAAGCCTCAGATAGAAATAAAGAGAGTTTCTTTGAGGACATAAATGCTGGTTCTTTTGCTTTCAAACCTGTCCCTAACTCAGGCCCCTCCTCCTCATTCTTTCTTGGAACTGCAACCAAAGTAAGTAACAACATAGCAGTTAGTTTATGATTATGTCAATATGGCTAATATTAACtattatgattatgattattGATTACCACTATAGATGACATCAGCTGCTGCCATGCCTCCTCATCCTCATCCATCTTATCCCAATATTGAAATGTCAGTTCAGTCTGAAAACTCACCTCCTCAAAGTGTAGGAGGAGGAAATGAGAAAGATAGCAGTAGTGATCAAAAGGGTGGAGAGCTTGAGCTTTCTCCACCATTGGAGGAGCAaggagaggaagaaggagatCAAAAGGGCAGTGGAGGAGATTGCTCAgcaggaggtggtggtggtggtggtggtggtggtgggggCACAATATCAGAAGATGGATACAACTGGAGAAAATATGGACAGAAACAAGTAAAGGGTAGTGAGTATCCAAGAAGTTATTACAAATGCACGCATCCAAATTGTCAGGTGAAGAAAAAGGTGGAAAGATCTCACGAGGGCCATATCACTGAGATTATCTACAAAGGGGCCCATAATCATGCTAAACCTTCTCATAGAAGGTCAGGGATTGGATCATCATCCAACCCACTGGCCGACATGAGAATGGACATTCAAGAGCAAGCTGGTATGCAAAATGGTAATGTTAATGTTAATTgtggtggtggtgatggtgACCCAGTTTGGGCAAGTACACAAAAGGGTACTGTTGTTGATTGGAGGAATGACAGCTTGGAGGTAACATCATCAGCATCAGCATCAGCGGGACCCGAATACTGTAACCAGTCCACCTCTTTACAGGCTCAAAATGGTACTCAGCTTGAATCAGTTGATGCAGTTGTTGACGCCTCATCTACTTTCTCTAATGATGAAGATGAGGATGACAGGGGGACACATGGCAGTGCTTCATTGGGTTATGAGGGTGAAGAAGATGAATCTGAGTCCAAAAGAAGGTTACTGCTCACCtatttttatatcttttttcttctctttttggGGAATGCTCTTTTAGTAtctctatgtatatatatatattgttgttgttgctgttgttaaGAGTGAAGTGGTAGTACTTATATTATCTTTATTATCATGAACAAATCAGGAAACTAGAAGCCTTTGCAACAGAAATGAGTGGAGCCACCAGAGCTATTAGAGAGCCAAGGGTTGTGGTCCAGACCACCAGTGAAGTTGATATCCTTGACGATGGATATCGCTGGCGCAAGTACGGTCAGAAAGTAGTGAAAGGAAATCCAAACCCCAGGTTTTTAACACTTATACCTCTACTCACTGTCTTTATTCTACTACTACTGTTGCCGCTGTTTTAGTGAAGAGAACCTCTTATTCTAATTCTGTTAGTAAATTTGTTTGATGGGGGATGCAGGAGTTACTACAAGTGCACCAATGCTGGCTGCACAGTGAGGAAACATGTGGAGAGAGCATCCCATGATCTCAAGTCAGTGATCACAACATACGAGGGAAAGCACAATCATGATGTTCCTGCTGCTCGGAATAGCAGCCATGTCAACTCTGGCCCTTCTATGCAACTACAAGGTTCGGCTTCCACAGCCATGCAATCCCATGTTCACAGGCCTGAACCGTCTTCACAACAACTTCATAACAACATGGGAAGACTGAGTTCATACAGTCTACCGAGGCAGCaattgggcaactactcttttggaATGAACCAAGCAGGTTTGGCCAATCTGGCAATGGCTGGTCTGGGCTCGATGCCACCCAAACTTCAGGGAATGCCCATGAATCCTTACTTGGCGCAGCAGCAGCAACGACAGGCAAATGAAATGAGTTTCATGTTGCCAAAAGGAGAGCCCAAGGCAGAACCAATATCAGAGTCTGCCACTGGTCTGAATCTCTCCAATGCCTCTGTGTATCAGCAATTTATGAGTAGGCTTCCTCTTGGACCTCAAATGTAAATCAAACCCCTTTGGCTTTGGGctatctttcttttctttctttg
This Cannabis sativa cultivar Pink pepper isolate KNU-18-1 chromosome 6, ASM2916894v1, whole genome shotgun sequence DNA region includes the following protein-coding sequences:
- the LOC115725114 gene encoding probable WRKY transcription factor 2, yielding MAGLDDNVAIIGDWVPPSPSSRAFFSAMLGEDIGSRQFSGTTHNKTEDLFPNNNNNNNNNFKEFREMGSFSSEQKSNSRGGGLVDRIAARAGFNAPRLNTESMRSSSSDLSLAASESRSPYLTIPPGLSPTTLLDSPVFLSNSLAQPSPTTGKFPFASSNGNTRSSTLIMEASDRNKESFFEDINAGSFAFKPVPNSGPSSSFFLGTATKMTSAAAMPPHPHPSYPNIEMSVQSENSPPQSVGGGNEKDSSSDQKGGELELSPPLEEQGEEEGDQKGSGGDCSAGGGGGGGGGGGGTISEDGYNWRKYGQKQVKGSEYPRSYYKCTHPNCQVKKKVERSHEGHITEIIYKGAHNHAKPSHRRSGIGSSSNPLADMRMDIQEQAGMQNGNVNVNCGGGDGDPVWASTQKGTVVDWRNDSLEVTSSASASAGPEYCNQSTSLQAQNGTQLESVDAVVDASSTFSNDEDEDDRGTHGSASLGYEGEEDESESKRRKLEAFATEMSGATRAIREPRVVVQTTSEVDILDDGYRWRKYGQKVVKGNPNPRSYYKCTNAGCTVRKHVERASHDLKSVITTYEGKHNHDVPAARNSSHVNSGPSMQLQGSASTAMQSHVHRPEPSSQQLHNNMGRLSSYSLPRQQLGNYSFGMNQAGLANLAMAGLGSMPPKLQGMPMNPYLAQQQQRQANEMSFMLPKGEPKAEPISESATGLNLSNASVYQQFMSRLPLGPQM